One Setaria viridis chromosome 5, Setaria_viridis_v4.0, whole genome shotgun sequence genomic region harbors:
- the LOC117858964 gene encoding uncharacterized protein, whose translation MSRFFRGAALAAAAAGGLSSAVVSWNLSSPLPLSASPSSSPSTSVGPAAAATGHLALVRAHPGLRELGAMLTPSSFFVDATQALLAGALRCAPLYPSTLRQGRDYLTAQILSAESEGHAASEEAAMDRINMALLDARDGHLDDASDAIARLAAERPGDTTSRLYAAALCHVLGRHEEGTRWLHDAAVPDLSRLEHKMPFVEGVLVSTVGSAPRAVAGSEELVLRTTLGLVELTMWSIFQHGDLPERLQVLALMVFLRGAVARKLGRDDGPAPPERSQDASSPQAS comes from the coding sequence atgtCGCGCTTCTTCCGCGGcgctgccctcgccgccgcagcggccggGGGCCTGTCCTCTGCAGTAGTCTCGTGGAACCTCTCCTCGCCCCTCCCGCTCtcggcctccccctcctcttccccgtcGACGTccgtcggccccgccgccgctgccaccggccACCTCGCCCTCGTCCGCGCGCACCCGGGCCTCCGCGAGCTCGGCGCGATGCTCACACCGTCCTCCTTCTTCGTCGACGCCACCCAGGCGCTCCTCGCGGGCGCTCTGCGCTGCGCGCCCCTCTACCCCAGCACGCTCCGGCAGGGCCGCGACTACCTCACTGCGCAGATCCTGTCCGCGGAGTCGGAGGGCCACGCGgcgtcggaggaggcggcgatggaCCGGATCAACATGGCCCTCCTCGACGCGCGTGACGGCCACCTCGACGACGCGAGCGACGCCATCGCGCGCCTCGCCGCGGAGCGCCCCGGCGACACCACCTCGCGCCTCTACGCTGCCGCGCTCTGCCACGTGCTCGGCCGACACGAGGAGGGGACGCGGTGGCTCCACGACGCCGCGGTCCCCGACCTTTCCCGCCTCGAGCACAAGATGCCGTTCGTTGAGGGCGTCCTTGTCTCCACGGTCggctccgcgccgcgcgccgtcgcggGCTCGGAGGAGCTGGTCTTGCGCACCACGCTCGGGCTGGTGGAGCTGACGATGTGGTCCATTTTCCAGCACGGCGATCTGCCGGAGAGGCTTCAGGTGTTGGCGTTGATGGTATTCTTGCGGGGGGCCGTAGCGAGGAAGTTAGGCAGAGATGATGGACCAGCACCGCCGGAGAGATCTCAGGACGCATCGTCACCCCAAGCTTCCTAG